The DNA window GTTCAAAGACCGTTTAATCAGCAAACTATCTGGGGGGCAAGCACAACGCGTATCTATCGCTCGTGCCCTCATCGGTAGTCCTGACCTTATTATCCTCGACGAGCCATCTACTGGTATCGACCGAAAAAGCCAAGAAGGCATTTACGCCCTGTTGCGCGAGTTAAACCAAGTACACCATATTACAATTATCTCCGTAGAGCATAATCTTGAAATGGCCCTAGCCAATTCAACTAATATCTACCACATTGCAAATGGCCAAGGTCACCTTTGCTCTCCTGAACAATACGCTAGTGAAATCATGCACAGCACAGGGCGCAATCCTATGGATCATGAAAACTGTGCTTGCTTTACAGATGTAACACCTCAGGCTCAGGCTCAGGCTCAGGCTCAGGCCGATGATACTACAGCTAAGGAGGTGCACCATGTTTAGTTATGAATTCATGCAAAATGCCTTCTTCGTAGCCATCTGCATTTCTCTACTCTGTCCATGCATCGGTATTTTCATGGTTCTACGCCGTTCTAGTATGATTGGCGATACCATGAGCCATGCATCGCTAGCAGGTATTACATTAGGCTTATTAACAAACACAAATCCTATCCTAGGAGCATTTATCTTTACTGCTATTTGCGGTGCTCTCATCGAGTTCTTACGAAAATACTTCTCCCACCATCTCGATTTGATCCTAACCATCATCTTGTCACTTAGTATTGGTACCGCTATTACGCTAATTAGTTCAGGCAAGTTGAAAGCTAATGCTAATGTGTTCTTCTTCGGCAGTATCTTAACCGTAAACACAACAGATATGATTAGCATTGCAGCCCTAACTATTTTATCTGTTTTAACCTTATATTTCTTATATAACTCACTCCTCTACATCGCCTATGATGAAGAGGCAGCTCGTGTAGCCGGTGTTAAGGTTGATTTTATCAATTACATCTTTGCTATCTTGATGGCTGCAGCCGTATCTATTTCTATTAAAATCGTTGGCGTTCTCGTATTAAGTGCCATGATTGCCTTACCTGTAGCATCGGCATTACAATTAGAAAAAGGCTTTAGAACCACATTACTCTGTTCTATTGGATTTAGTTTGCTAGCCATGGTCATCGGCCTA is part of the Veillonella sp. genome and encodes:
- a CDS encoding metal ABC transporter ATP-binding protein — protein: MLSIEHLYFSYQGQPPYVLNDLNLHIHSGDYISIVGDNGCGKSTLLRLILGFLTPVKGSIKRNTNNIRYVSQKNDFSHAGFPITVKEILDSYRKLLKIKDKHEVDRVLELTNMTEFKDRLISKLSGGQAQRVSIARALIGSPDLIILDEPSTGIDRKSQEGIYALLRELNQVHHITIISVEHNLEMALANSTNIYHIANGQGHLCSPEQYASEIMHSTGRNPMDHENCACFTDVTPQAQAQAQAQADDTTAKEVHHV
- a CDS encoding metal ABC transporter permease; its protein translation is MFSYEFMQNAFFVAICISLLCPCIGIFMVLRRSSMIGDTMSHASLAGITLGLLTNTNPILGAFIFTAICGALIEFLRKYFSHHLDLILTIILSLSIGTAITLISSGKLKANANVFFFGSILTVNTTDMISIAALTILSVLTLYFLYNSLLYIAYDEEAARVAGVKVDFINYIFAILMAAAVSISIKIVGVLVLSAMIALPVASALQLEKGFRTTLLCSIGFSLLAMVIGLFGSYYLNVAPGGFVSLTSVAILLVVLVIKNIRTILRRMQFSK